In Ailuropoda melanoleuca isolate Jingjing chromosome 4, ASM200744v2, whole genome shotgun sequence, the following proteins share a genomic window:
- the MISP3 gene encoding uncharacterized protein MISP3 isoform X2, whose translation METPIEREIRRSCEREESLRRSRGLSPRRAGRELVELRVRPVLSLPGPGPALPRAFERARAGAQMQRDIEREAHRQAALARPAAPEQCARPPPQPLGELKRFFEAAGGRGSSSAAEGGADPQGLPDPGGRPHSAVQCRFPVLARAPPRVAPSLLEQEVREVHERERELQRQRLSVYGTAEFKEPAPSLTASTGDGKLAVIWPPRRKASESDLEQEERKP comes from the exons CGCAGCTGCGAACGCGAGGAGAGCCTGCGCCGGAGCCGAGGCCTGAGCCCTCGCCGCGCAGGCCGAGAACTCGTCGAGCTGCGCGTGAGGCCGGTGCTCAGCctgcccggccccggccccgcgCTCCCGCGCGCCTTCGAGCGCGCGCGGGCGGGCGCGCAGATGCAGCGAGACATCGAGCGGGAGGCCCACCGTCAGGCGGCGCTGGCGCGCCCCGCAGCCCCAGAGCAGTGCGCCCGGCCGCCGCCGCAGCCGCTGGGCGAGCTCAAGCGATTCTTTGAGGCCGCCGGAGGACGCGGCTCCTCGTCGGCGGCTGAAGGCGGCGCGGACCCGCAGGGGCTGCCCGATCCCGGAGGCCGGCCGCACTCGGCGGTGCAGTGTCGTTTCCCGGTGCTGGCCCGCGCCCCGCCGCGGGTCGCGCCGTCGCTGCTGGAGCAGGAGGTGCGCGAGGTGCATGAGCGCGAGCGGGAGCTGCAGCGCCAGCGGCTCAGCGTCTACGGCACCGCCGAGTTCAAGGAGCCCGCGCCGAGCCTCACGG CGAGCACGGGCGACGGAAAGCTGGCGGTGATCTGGCCTCCCCGCAGAAAGGCATCTGAGAGCGACTTGGAGCAG gAGGAGCGGAAGCCGTGA
- the MISP3 gene encoding uncharacterized protein MISP3 isoform X1, producing METPIEREIRRSCEREESLRRSRGLSPRRAGRELVELRVRPVLSLPGPGPALPRAFERARAGAQMQRDIEREAHRQAALARPAAPEQCARPPPQPLGELKRFFEAAGGRGSSSAAEGGADPQGLPDPGGRPHSAVQCRFPVLARAPPRVAPSLLEQEVREVHERERELQRQRLSVYGTAEFKEPAPSLTGPGRLQLVTGGATLAERPFPRSEHGRRKAGGDLASPQKGI from the exons CGCAGCTGCGAACGCGAGGAGAGCCTGCGCCGGAGCCGAGGCCTGAGCCCTCGCCGCGCAGGCCGAGAACTCGTCGAGCTGCGCGTGAGGCCGGTGCTCAGCctgcccggccccggccccgcgCTCCCGCGCGCCTTCGAGCGCGCGCGGGCGGGCGCGCAGATGCAGCGAGACATCGAGCGGGAGGCCCACCGTCAGGCGGCGCTGGCGCGCCCCGCAGCCCCAGAGCAGTGCGCCCGGCCGCCGCCGCAGCCGCTGGGCGAGCTCAAGCGATTCTTTGAGGCCGCCGGAGGACGCGGCTCCTCGTCGGCGGCTGAAGGCGGCGCGGACCCGCAGGGGCTGCCCGATCCCGGAGGCCGGCCGCACTCGGCGGTGCAGTGTCGTTTCCCGGTGCTGGCCCGCGCCCCGCCGCGGGTCGCGCCGTCGCTGCTGGAGCAGGAGGTGCGCGAGGTGCATGAGCGCGAGCGGGAGCTGCAGCGCCAGCGGCTCAGCGTCTACGGCACCGCCGAGTTCAAGGAGCCCGCGCCGAGCCTCACGG GTCCTGGCCGCCTCCAGCTGGTGACAGGAGGGGCAACCCTGGCTGAGCGCCCCTTCCCCCGCAGCGAGCACGGGCGACGGAAAGCTGGCGGTGATCTGGCCTCCCCGCAGAAAGGCATCTGA
- the MISP3 gene encoding uncharacterized protein MISP3 isoform X3 has protein sequence METPIEREIRRSCEREESLRRSRGLSPRRAGRELVELRVRPVLSLPGPGPALPRAFERARAGAQMQRDIEREAHRQAALARPAAPEQCARPPPQPLGELKRFFEAAGGRGSSSAAEGGADPQGLPDPGGRPHSAVQCRFPVLARAPPRVAPSLLEQEVREVHERERELQRQRLSVYGTAEFKEPAPSLTGARPAS, from the exons CGCAGCTGCGAACGCGAGGAGAGCCTGCGCCGGAGCCGAGGCCTGAGCCCTCGCCGCGCAGGCCGAGAACTCGTCGAGCTGCGCGTGAGGCCGGTGCTCAGCctgcccggccccggccccgcgCTCCCGCGCGCCTTCGAGCGCGCGCGGGCGGGCGCGCAGATGCAGCGAGACATCGAGCGGGAGGCCCACCGTCAGGCGGCGCTGGCGCGCCCCGCAGCCCCAGAGCAGTGCGCCCGGCCGCCGCCGCAGCCGCTGGGCGAGCTCAAGCGATTCTTTGAGGCCGCCGGAGGACGCGGCTCCTCGTCGGCGGCTGAAGGCGGCGCGGACCCGCAGGGGCTGCCCGATCCCGGAGGCCGGCCGCACTCGGCGGTGCAGTGTCGTTTCCCGGTGCTGGCCCGCGCCCCGCCGCGGGTCGCGCCGTCGCTGCTGGAGCAGGAGGTGCGCGAGGTGCATGAGCGCGAGCGGGAGCTGCAGCGCCAGCGGCTCAGCGTCTACGGCACCGCCGAGTTCAAGGAGCCCGCGCCGAGCCTCACGG GGGCGCGGCCGGCCTCCTAG
- the MISP3 gene encoding uncharacterized protein MISP3 isoform X4, which yields METPIEREIRRSCEREESLRRSRGLSPRRAGRELVELRVRPVLSLPGPGPALPRAFERARAGAQMQRDIEREAHRQAALARPAAPEQCARPPPQPLGELKRFFEAAGGRGSSSAAEGGADPQGLPDPGGRPHSAVQCRFPVLARAPPRVAPSLLEQEVREVHERERELQRQRLSVYGTAEFKEPAPSLTGYSLL from the exons CGCAGCTGCGAACGCGAGGAGAGCCTGCGCCGGAGCCGAGGCCTGAGCCCTCGCCGCGCAGGCCGAGAACTCGTCGAGCTGCGCGTGAGGCCGGTGCTCAGCctgcccggccccggccccgcgCTCCCGCGCGCCTTCGAGCGCGCGCGGGCGGGCGCGCAGATGCAGCGAGACATCGAGCGGGAGGCCCACCGTCAGGCGGCGCTGGCGCGCCCCGCAGCCCCAGAGCAGTGCGCCCGGCCGCCGCCGCAGCCGCTGGGCGAGCTCAAGCGATTCTTTGAGGCCGCCGGAGGACGCGGCTCCTCGTCGGCGGCTGAAGGCGGCGCGGACCCGCAGGGGCTGCCCGATCCCGGAGGCCGGCCGCACTCGGCGGTGCAGTGTCGTTTCCCGGTGCTGGCCCGCGCCCCGCCGCGGGTCGCGCCGTCGCTGCTGGAGCAGGAGGTGCGCGAGGTGCATGAGCGCGAGCGGGAGCTGCAGCGCCAGCGGCTCAGCGTCTACGGCACCGCCGAGTTCAAGGAGCCCGCGCCGAGCCTCACGG gTTACTCCCTCCTTTAG